A genome region from Natranaeroarchaeum sulfidigenes includes the following:
- a CDS encoding DUF7322 domain-containing protein, with product MNLDDPLEIEPNDANPEDELDFDVLDAEENLTPEIPDGSNAPSEIKKAFWSVFLLVKIGITSGSIGALLLVLTPYRQVGAVLFVIGLFSLVHAYVKYQRAK from the coding sequence GTGAACCTCGACGACCCGCTTGAAATCGAGCCCAACGATGCCAACCCCGAGGACGAACTGGATTTCGATGTCCTGGATGCCGAGGAGAATCTGACACCCGAGATTCCGGACGGGTCGAACGCCCCGTCCGAGATCAAGAAAGCGTTCTGGAGTGTGTTTTTGCTGGTGAAGATCGGTATCACGTCCGGTAGCATAGGCGCGCTCCTCCTCGTACTTACACCCTACAGGCAGGTTGGCGCTGTGTTGTTTGTAATCGGTCTGTTCTCGCTTGTTCACGCGTACGTGAAGTATCAACGGGCAAAATAG
- a CDS encoding DUF7346 family protein — protein sequence MRTVRDSSGKQYIVVKSSADSSLVRDPEDGNERYVDNDRLEPVNGVSPLEAAASGVSTPVRQLLRGVHDDTDLGLLAELSDRGPTPVRDMMREYDLCESDLYGRLAELRAAGLVEECRIADERGYDATARTVEALATLRAND from the coding sequence ATGCGAACAGTCCGTGACAGCTCGGGGAAACAGTACATCGTGGTGAAGTCCTCGGCGGACAGCAGTTTGGTTCGTGATCCCGAGGACGGGAACGAACGCTACGTCGACAACGATCGGCTCGAACCGGTAAACGGCGTATCGCCGCTCGAAGCGGCAGCAAGTGGCGTTTCTACCCCTGTACGACAGCTTCTCCGAGGGGTCCACGACGACACCGACCTCGGGTTGCTCGCGGAGCTGAGCGATCGCGGGCCAACTCCGGTTCGGGACATGATGCGCGAGTACGATCTGTGCGAGTCGGATCTCTACGGCCGTCTGGCCGAGTTGCGAGCGGCGGGGCTAGTCGAAGAATGTCGGATAGCCGATGAGCGCGGGTACGATGCTACGGCCCGTACTGTTGAGGCGCTTGCGACCCTCCGGGCGAACGACTAA
- the rad50 gene encoding DNA double-strand break repair ATPase Rad50, whose amino-acid sequence MRFRRVRMENFKCYADADLDLDTGVTVIHGVNGSGKSSLLEACFFALYGSKALDDRTLDDVITNGAEEAEIELVFDHAGESYRIERRLRLSGERAQTAKCVLETPESNVDGARAVREYVTELLRMDAEAFVNCAYVRQGEVNKLIHASPSDRQDMIDDLLQLGKLEEYRERASEARLAVKTVLDGQRDVIESLDSQIEDKEQKELHAQLNELETELEESNAEIERLETQIESARETKADAESVLEEYEEKRERIDELGTDIEELRDKINDTEDERDRLKSEISEYRDRLDELQDRREELLADANVGDEADTTAVESALADLEARDDELRDDLETIRGEIGEYTTTAENARERADDLEAEAEQAREDATDLKAELDEDETKLDERRDKLDEIDDEIEAAKEVFQDAPVEFGKATDHADTLEAEYEELREELTDVRTKLESARASVEEAEALLEEGKCPECGQPVDDSPHVDALADDRDRVAELESRREELAEECSAVRERREAAEELVEAQRRVTELRTNRQNVEQLIEEREATLSDKRERIDDLEERAETLDERADEKLAAASEATEEAEELRGEIADINAERGEIRERRERLESLEETLDEIEELRAAIEEHRERRTEKDELNDERRERLAEKHERKTELQSAFDDDRIEKAREDSERADQYLAQAEPAVEEERERRDDLLDRIGGIKNELGELESLREKRESVAARQTALESLYDEAQQLQETYGDLRAELRQQNVETLERMLNETFDLVYQNDSYSHIELDGEYELTVYQKDGARLAPDQLSGGERALFNLSLRCAIYRLLAEGIDGAAPMPPLILDEPTVFLDSGHVSQLVELIGSMRDLGVEQIIVVSHDDELVGAADRVVEVRKDPTSNRSSVERREEVGVRPLAEQVDD is encoded by the coding sequence ATGAGATTTCGACGGGTCCGCATGGAGAACTTCAAATGTTATGCTGACGCCGACCTCGATCTCGATACCGGCGTCACTGTGATCCATGGGGTCAACGGGAGCGGCAAGTCCTCGCTGCTGGAGGCGTGTTTCTTCGCCCTCTACGGGTCGAAGGCGCTTGACGACCGGACGCTCGATGACGTGATCACGAACGGCGCGGAGGAGGCCGAAATCGAACTCGTCTTCGACCACGCGGGCGAGTCCTACCGGATCGAGCGGCGTCTACGACTGAGCGGCGAGCGCGCCCAGACGGCAAAGTGTGTGCTGGAGACGCCAGAGAGCAACGTCGACGGGGCACGCGCTGTGCGCGAGTACGTTACCGAACTGTTGCGGATGGACGCCGAGGCGTTCGTCAACTGCGCGTACGTCCGGCAGGGCGAGGTGAACAAACTGATCCACGCTTCGCCGAGCGATCGCCAGGACATGATCGATGATCTACTCCAGCTCGGGAAGCTGGAAGAGTATCGCGAGCGAGCGAGCGAGGCACGGTTGGCGGTCAAAACAGTTCTCGATGGACAGCGGGACGTGATCGAGAGCCTCGACTCCCAGATCGAGGACAAGGAACAAAAGGAGTTACACGCACAACTGAACGAGCTGGAGACCGAGCTGGAGGAGAGCAACGCCGAGATCGAGCGGCTCGAAACCCAGATCGAGTCCGCACGTGAGACCAAAGCCGACGCTGAGTCGGTGCTTGAGGAGTACGAGGAGAAACGCGAGCGGATCGACGAACTCGGAACCGATATCGAGGAGCTCCGCGACAAAATAAACGACACTGAGGATGAACGGGACCGTCTCAAATCTGAGATCAGCGAGTATCGCGACCGACTCGACGAGCTGCAGGACCGGCGGGAAGAGCTGCTGGCCGACGCGAACGTCGGCGATGAGGCGGACACCACGGCAGTCGAATCGGCTCTCGCCGACCTCGAAGCACGGGATGACGAACTCCGCGACGACCTCGAAACCATCCGGGGTGAGATCGGCGAATATACTACTACGGCCGAGAATGCACGCGAGCGCGCAGACGACCTCGAAGCGGAGGCCGAGCAGGCTCGTGAGGATGCCACCGATCTGAAAGCCGAACTCGACGAGGACGAGACCAAACTCGACGAGCGCCGGGACAAACTCGACGAGATCGACGACGAGATCGAGGCGGCGAAAGAAGTCTTTCAGGACGCACCGGTCGAGTTCGGTAAGGCGACTGACCACGCCGACACGCTCGAGGCCGAATACGAGGAGCTACGCGAGGAACTCACGGACGTCCGGACGAAGCTCGAATCCGCCAGAGCGTCGGTCGAGGAGGCCGAAGCCCTGCTGGAAGAAGGGAAGTGTCCCGAGTGCGGCCAGCCCGTCGACGATTCGCCACACGTCGACGCACTCGCCGACGATCGCGACCGCGTGGCGGAGCTCGAATCGAGGCGCGAGGAGCTGGCCGAGGAGTGCTCGGCGGTCCGCGAGCGCCGCGAGGCGGCCGAAGAGCTCGTCGAAGCGCAACGGCGTGTAACAGAACTTCGTACGAACCGCCAGAACGTCGAACAACTGATCGAGGAACGGGAGGCGACGCTATCGGACAAACGCGAGCGGATCGACGACCTCGAAGAGCGTGCAGAAACGCTCGACGAGCGCGCGGACGAAAAGCTGGCGGCTGCGTCCGAGGCTACGGAAGAAGCCGAAGAACTTCGCGGTGAGATCGCCGATATCAATGCCGAACGTGGGGAGATCAGGGAGCGCCGCGAGCGGCTCGAATCGCTCGAAGAAACCCTCGACGAGATCGAGGAGCTACGAGCCGCCATCGAGGAGCACCGTGAGCGCCGTACCGAAAAGGACGAGTTGAACGACGAACGACGCGAGCGGCTGGCCGAAAAGCACGAGCGCAAAACGGAACTGCAGTCGGCGTTCGACGACGACCGCATCGAGAAGGCCCGTGAGGACAGTGAACGTGCCGATCAGTATCTTGCGCAGGCAGAACCGGCTGTCGAAGAAGAACGCGAACGTCGCGACGACCTGCTCGACCGGATCGGTGGCATCAAAAACGAGCTGGGCGAGCTCGAATCCCTGCGCGAGAAACGCGAGAGCGTTGCTGCGCGACAGACTGCCCTCGAATCGTTATACGACGAGGCCCAACAGTTACAGGAGACCTACGGCGACCTGCGGGCTGAACTCCGCCAGCAGAACGTCGAGACGCTCGAACGGATGCTCAACGAGACATTCGATCTGGTCTATCAGAACGACTCCTATTCGCACATCGAACTCGACGGGGAGTACGAGCTAACTGTCTACCAGAAGGACGGCGCACGCCTGGCCCCTGACCAGCTATCGGGCGGTGAGCGCGCGTTATTCAACCTCAGCCTCCGGTGTGCGATCTACCGTCTACTCGCCGAGGGGATCGATGGGGCCGCGCCGATGCCGCCGCTTATCCTCGACGAACCGACCGTCTTCCTCGATTCGGGACACGTCTCACAGCTCGTCGAACTGATCGGTTCGATGCGTGATCTCGGCGTCGAACAGATTATCGTCGTGAGCCACGACGATGAGCTGGTAGGTGCAGCCGACAGGGTGGTCGAAGTGCGGAAGGATCCGACGTCGAACCGATCGTCCGTGGAGCGCCGCGAAGAGGTCGGGGTGAGGCCGCTTGCGGAGCAAGTGGACGATTAG
- the mre11 gene encoding DNA double-strand break repair protein Mre11: MTRVIHTGDTHIGYRQYHSPERRQDFLDAFRQVVEDAIADDVDAVVHAGDLFHDRRPDLPDIQGTVAALRELDDADIPFLAVVGNHETKRDGQWLDLFEDLGLTIRLGATPEVVGDIAFYGLDFVPESQRDGLDYEFEGTDEVDHAMLVSHGLFEPFAHADWDTERVLTDAAIEFDALLLGDNHAPGKRELLDTWVTYCGSTERASASERDERGYNIVTAGEDGVSITRRAVADTRDFRFVDVELAEGEGTDRVRERVRQHDVEDAVVIVTVEGEGEPVTPASVEELALDNGALIARVNDRREIDQGTDVSVSFADPDDAVRERLGELGLSPAARDIDETVRESKVADSNVRERVESLVRERVNEGLDAFESAGSDGADDTPDQPDDDVSDQRDTDNARDTNSQRSMEEYL, encoded by the coding sequence ATGACACGGGTGATCCACACCGGCGACACCCACATCGGGTATCGGCAGTACCACTCGCCGGAGCGCCGTCAGGATTTTCTTGATGCGTTCCGGCAGGTCGTCGAGGACGCTATCGCCGACGATGTCGATGCAGTCGTCCACGCGGGTGATCTCTTTCACGACCGGCGCCCTGATCTCCCCGACATACAGGGAACGGTGGCCGCGCTGCGCGAACTCGACGACGCCGATATTCCGTTTCTCGCTGTCGTCGGGAACCACGAGACGAAACGCGACGGACAGTGGCTCGACCTCTTCGAGGATCTGGGGCTGACGATCCGACTCGGGGCGACGCCGGAAGTCGTCGGGGATATTGCATTCTATGGCCTCGATTTCGTTCCCGAATCACAGCGTGACGGACTCGACTACGAGTTCGAAGGGACCGATGAAGTCGACCACGCGATGCTGGTGAGTCACGGCCTTTTCGAGCCCTTTGCCCACGCCGACTGGGACACCGAACGCGTCCTGACTGACGCCGCGATCGAGTTCGACGCACTGCTGCTCGGCGACAACCATGCGCCCGGAAAACGGGAGCTACTGGATACCTGGGTGACCTACTGTGGCTCGACCGAACGGGCGAGTGCGTCCGAACGGGACGAGCGAGGCTACAACATCGTCACGGCCGGCGAAGACGGTGTCTCGATTACTAGACGCGCCGTTGCCGACACCCGCGACTTTCGCTTCGTGGACGTGGAGCTGGCTGAGGGAGAGGGGACCGACAGGGTCCGCGAGCGCGTCCGCCAGCACGATGTCGAGGATGCGGTCGTCATCGTCACGGTCGAGGGTGAGGGAGAACCGGTGACGCCCGCGAGTGTCGAAGAACTCGCGCTGGATAACGGCGCGTTGATCGCCAGAGTCAACGACCGCCGTGAGATCGATCAGGGGACGGACGTTAGCGTCAGCTTCGCGGATCCCGACGACGCCGTACGGGAGCGACTGGGTGAGCTGGGTCTGAGTCCCGCGGCCCGAGATATCGACGAAACGGTTCGCGAGAGCAAGGTCGCCGACTCGAACGTCCGGGAGCGTGTCGAGTCGCTCGTTCGTGAGCGCGTGAACGAGGGACTCGATGCCTTCGAGAGCGCCGGTAGTGATGGTGCTGACGATACACCTGATCAACCGGATGATGACGTATCCGACCAGAGGGACACAGACAACGCCCGAGACACGAACTCACAGCGATCCATGGAGGAGTATCTATGA
- a CDS encoding MarR family transcriptional regulator: protein MSAPEPVQIDTPESEASWDDVRDLPPSAKLVAKVLEYNGTLTQSQLAEETLLPARTVRYALNRLEERGVVDSRFSFSDARKRIYTLDIE from the coding sequence ATGAGTGCACCAGAGCCTGTTCAGATCGATACTCCCGAATCCGAAGCGAGCTGGGACGACGTTCGTGACCTGCCACCGAGCGCCAAACTCGTCGCGAAAGTTCTAGAGTACAACGGGACGCTCACCCAGAGCCAGCTGGCAGAGGAGACGTTACTCCCTGCCCGCACTGTCCGATATGCGCTGAACCGACTCGAAGAGCGCGGCGTTGTCGACTCGCGGTTTTCCTTTTCGGACGCGCGAAAGCGGATCTACACGCTCGATATCGAGTAA
- the pan1 gene encoding proteasome-activating nucleotidase Pan1, translating into MTDTVEDVDLPYDEEEASQREKIEALRERLEVLESQNEEMRDKLLDANAENNKYQQKLERLTHENKKLKQSPLFVATVQELSEEGAIIKQHGNNQEALTEVTQEMRTDLEPDDRVAVNNSLSIVKKLDSETDVRARVMEVDESPDVTYEDIGGIEEQINEVRETVEMPLKKPDAFDDVGIEPPSGVLLYGPPGTGKTMLAKAVANQTDATFIKMAGSELVHKFIGEGAKLVRDLFEVARENQPAVLFIDEIDAIASKRTESKTSGDAEVQRTMMQLLSEMDGFEDRGDIRIIAATNRFDMLDRAILRPGRFDRLIEVPKPDRTGREIIFQIHTRDMNVADDVDFAELAEMAHEASGADVKAICTEAGMFAIREDRTDIRMADFRNAWEKIQKESEDDDVSKTFA; encoded by the coding sequence ATGACCGACACTGTGGAGGACGTCGACCTTCCCTACGACGAGGAGGAGGCGTCACAGCGGGAGAAAATCGAGGCACTTCGGGAACGCCTCGAAGTCCTCGAATCACAGAACGAGGAGATGCGGGACAAGCTACTCGATGCGAACGCGGAGAACAACAAGTACCAGCAGAAGCTCGAACGGCTCACTCACGAGAACAAGAAACTCAAACAGTCACCGCTGTTCGTGGCGACGGTCCAGGAGCTCTCCGAGGAGGGTGCCATCATCAAACAGCACGGCAACAATCAGGAGGCGCTCACCGAGGTTACCCAGGAGATGCGTACGGATCTGGAGCCCGACGACCGCGTCGCGGTGAACAACTCCCTGTCGATTGTCAAGAAACTCGACAGCGAGACCGACGTGCGCGCCCGCGTGATGGAAGTCGACGAATCCCCTGACGTCACCTATGAGGATATCGGCGGTATCGAGGAGCAGATCAACGAGGTCCGGGAAACCGTCGAGATGCCGCTGAAAAAGCCCGATGCATTCGACGATGTCGGGATCGAACCCCCAAGCGGCGTCCTGCTCTATGGCCCGCCGGGGACCGGCAAGACGATGCTCGCCAAAGCGGTGGCCAACCAGACCGACGCCACCTTCATCAAAATGGCCGGCTCCGAACTCGTTCACAAGTTCATCGGCGAGGGCGCAAAGCTCGTCCGTGACCTCTTCGAGGTCGCCCGCGAGAACCAGCCCGCAGTCCTCTTCATCGACGAGATCGACGCCATCGCCTCCAAGCGAACGGAGTCCAAAACCTCCGGCGACGCAGAGGTTCAGCGGACGATGATGCAACTGCTCTCGGAGATGGACGGCTTCGAGGACCGCGGCGACATCCGGATCATCGCAGCGACGAACCGCTTCGATATGCTCGATCGTGCGATCCTCCGCCCCGGCCGCTTCGACCGACTTATCGAGGTGCCGAAACCCGACCGCACCGGCCGGGAGATCATCTTCCAGATCCATACTCGGGATATGAACGTTGCGGACGACGTCGACTTCGCCGAACTCGCCGAGATGGCTCACGAGGCGAGCGGCGCGGACGTCAAAGCCATCTGTACCGAAGCCGGAATGTTCGCCATCCGCGAGGATCGCACGGACATTCGGATGGCCGACTTCCGAAACGCCTGGGAGAAGATCCAGAAGGAAAGCGAGGACGACGACGTCTCGAAGACGTTCGCCTGA
- a CDS encoding CBS domain-containing protein has protein sequence MQVKDCMTSPVVTVSPTDTVHDAMGTMLAEHVGSVVVMDGEPVGILTRSDVLRDIYRNGADVAETRVQDIMSTELVTISPCDSVDKALHEMELHGIKKLPVVGQGLVGIVTLADIGRNRSERVIKVQNARTD, from the coding sequence TGTATGACCTCGCCGGTAGTGACCGTTTCACCAACCGACACAGTCCACGATGCAATGGGAACGATGCTTGCGGAGCACGTGGGAAGTGTCGTCGTAATGGATGGAGAACCAGTAGGGATTCTCACCCGCTCTGATGTCCTGCGGGACATCTATCGGAACGGTGCGGACGTCGCGGAAACGCGAGTGCAAGACATCATGAGTACTGAGCTTGTCACCATTTCTCCATGTGACTCGGTTGACAAAGCGCTTCACGAGATGGAGCTCCACGGGATCAAGAAACTACCAGTTGTCGGTCAGGGACTGGTCGGTATCGTGACACTCGCGGATATCGGCCGAAATCGGTCGGAACGGGTTATCAAAGTCCAGAACGCCCGCACCGACTGA